One window from the genome of Bufo bufo chromosome 4, aBufBuf1.1, whole genome shotgun sequence encodes:
- the LOC120999665 gene encoding gastrula zinc finger protein XlCGF57.1-like isoform X2, with product MRVYHKNLHLSSYDKAEDSNITQAYSITPNVPSVLHSGDISNDTAGHKKPSSSQSLTGKRRTKQKCGKIFSHGTPFKKKSNLSLHERNCRDKKSFSCSECGKSFTRKCILVGHLRTHTGEKPYSCSECGKCFMLKCSRKKHQRTHTRAKPFSCSECQKCFSKKSGLVAHLRIHTGEKPFSCSECGKCFSQKSNLVKHLKIHIGEKPFSCSECQKCFTQKSVLLTHQKTHTGEKPFSCSECGKCFTRQSYFFLHLKTHSGEKPFSCIECGKCFIFKSNLVNHQTIHTGEKPFLCPECGKCFRVKSMLVAHQRIHTGEKTFSCSECGKCFSHKSQLVGHQRTHTGEKPYSCSECQKCFSNQSALVKHLRIHTGEKPFSCPECGKCFSLKSHLVKHQRTHTGEEPFSCPECGKCFSQKSHLVKHQRTHTGEEPFSCPECGKCFSFKSHLVGHQRTHTGEKPFSCSECGKCLANQSSFIQHQKTHTGEKPFSCPECGKCFGQKANLVQHLKIHLGEKPFSCPECGKCFGQKANLVKHLKIHLGEKPFSCSECGKCFSQKVSLVRHLGIHYGQKSFSCSECGICFILESSLTRHQRAHTGEKSDLSSR from the coding sequence ATGAGAGTATACCATAAGAATCTTCATTTATCTTCCTATGATAAAGCAGAAGATAGCAATATCACACAAGCTTATTCAATAACTCCTAATGTACCCTCAGTCCTTCATAGCGGAGATATATCCAATGATACTGCTGGTCACAAGAAACCTTCATCTAGTCAATCACTGACTGGCAAAAGAAGAACTAAACAGAAGTGTGGAAAAATATTTTCACATGGGACACCTTTTAAGAAGAAATCTAATCTTTCTTTACATGAGAGAAATTGCAGagataaaaagtcattttcatgctctgaatgtggaaaatcttttacCAGGAAATGTATTCTAGTTGgacatctgagaactcacacaggggagaagccgtattcatgttcagaatgtgggaaatgttttatgttGAAATGCTCTAgaaagaaacatcagagaactcacacaagagcgaagccattttcatgttcagaatgtcagaaatgttttaGTAAGAAATCTGGTCTTGTGGCACATTTAAGaattcatacaggggagaagccattttcatgttctgaatgtggtaaatgttttagtcagaaatcaaatcttgtgaaACATCTAAAAATCCAcataggggagaagccattttcatgttcagaatgtcagaaatgttttactcagaaatctgttcttctgacacatcagaaaactcacacaggggagaagccattttcatgttcagaatgtggaaaatgttttacccgTCAATCATATTTTTTTCTGCATCTGAAAACTCACTCTGGTGAGAAGCCATTCTCATGTAttgaatgtggaaagtgttttatttttaaatcaaatcttgttaaccATCAgacaattcacacaggagagaagccgtttctgtgtcctgaatgtgggaagtgttttcgtGTGAAATCAATGCTTGTAgcacatcaaagaattcacacaggagagaagacattttcatgttcagaatgtgggaaatgttttagtcacaAATCACAACTTGttggacatcagagaactcacacaggggagaagccatattcatgttcagaatgtcagaaatgttttaGTAATCAATCTGCTCTTGTGAAACATTTAAGAATTCATacgggggagaagccattttcatgtcctgaatgtggtaaatgttttagtcTCAAATCACATCtggttaaacatcagagaactcacacaggggaggagccattttcatgtcctgaatgcggtaaatgttttagtcagaaatcacatcttgttaaacatcagagaactcacacaggggaggagccattttcatgtcctgaatgtggtaaatgttttagtttcaaatcacatcttgttggacatcagagaactcacacaggggagaagccattttcatgttcagaatgtggaaaatgtcttGCCAATCAATCAAGTTTTATTCAGCATCAaaaaactcacacaggggagaagccattttcatgtcctgaatgtggtaaatgttttggtCAGAAAGcaaatcttgtgcaacatctaaaAATCCActtaggggagaagccattttcatgtcctgaatgtggtaaatgttttggtCAGAAAGCAAATCTTGTGAAACATCTAAAAATCCActtaggggagaagccattttcatgttcagaatgtggaaaatgttttagtcagaaagTTAGTCTTGTGAGACATCTAGGAATCCACTATGGACAGaagtcattttcatgttcagaatgtggtataTGTTTTATTCTTGAATCAAGTTTAACTCGGCATCAGAgagctcacacaggggagaagtctGACCTGTCTTcaagatag
- the LOC120999665 gene encoding gastrula zinc finger protein XlCGF57.1-like isoform X1: MMENHQSLTSPDGSSQRNPPERCPSPLYSQDCPQEKQNVPLDHQESSGGTTSELKKPGSVSANGKNGMRVYHKNLHLSSYDKAEDSNITQAYSITPNVPSVLHSGDISNDTAGHKKPSSSQSLTGKRRTKQKCGKIFSHGTPFKKKSNLSLHERNCRDKKSFSCSECGKSFTRKCILVGHLRTHTGEKPYSCSECGKCFMLKCSRKKHQRTHTRAKPFSCSECQKCFSKKSGLVAHLRIHTGEKPFSCSECGKCFSQKSNLVKHLKIHIGEKPFSCSECQKCFTQKSVLLTHQKTHTGEKPFSCSECGKCFTRQSYFFLHLKTHSGEKPFSCIECGKCFIFKSNLVNHQTIHTGEKPFLCPECGKCFRVKSMLVAHQRIHTGEKTFSCSECGKCFSHKSQLVGHQRTHTGEKPYSCSECQKCFSNQSALVKHLRIHTGEKPFSCPECGKCFSLKSHLVKHQRTHTGEEPFSCPECGKCFSQKSHLVKHQRTHTGEEPFSCPECGKCFSFKSHLVGHQRTHTGEKPFSCSECGKCLANQSSFIQHQKTHTGEKPFSCPECGKCFGQKANLVQHLKIHLGEKPFSCPECGKCFGQKANLVKHLKIHLGEKPFSCSECGKCFSQKVSLVRHLGIHYGQKSFSCSECGICFILESSLTRHQRAHTGEKSDLSSR, translated from the coding sequence GTAAAAATGGGATGAGAGTATACCATAAGAATCTTCATTTATCTTCCTATGATAAAGCAGAAGATAGCAATATCACACAAGCTTATTCAATAACTCCTAATGTACCCTCAGTCCTTCATAGCGGAGATATATCCAATGATACTGCTGGTCACAAGAAACCTTCATCTAGTCAATCACTGACTGGCAAAAGAAGAACTAAACAGAAGTGTGGAAAAATATTTTCACATGGGACACCTTTTAAGAAGAAATCTAATCTTTCTTTACATGAGAGAAATTGCAGagataaaaagtcattttcatgctctgaatgtggaaaatcttttacCAGGAAATGTATTCTAGTTGgacatctgagaactcacacaggggagaagccgtattcatgttcagaatgtgggaaatgttttatgttGAAATGCTCTAgaaagaaacatcagagaactcacacaagagcgaagccattttcatgttcagaatgtcagaaatgttttaGTAAGAAATCTGGTCTTGTGGCACATTTAAGaattcatacaggggagaagccattttcatgttctgaatgtggtaaatgttttagtcagaaatcaaatcttgtgaaACATCTAAAAATCCAcataggggagaagccattttcatgttcagaatgtcagaaatgttttactcagaaatctgttcttctgacacatcagaaaactcacacaggggagaagccattttcatgttcagaatgtggaaaatgttttacccgTCAATCATATTTTTTTCTGCATCTGAAAACTCACTCTGGTGAGAAGCCATTCTCATGTAttgaatgtggaaagtgttttatttttaaatcaaatcttgttaaccATCAgacaattcacacaggagagaagccgtttctgtgtcctgaatgtgggaagtgttttcgtGTGAAATCAATGCTTGTAgcacatcaaagaattcacacaggagagaagacattttcatgttcagaatgtgggaaatgttttagtcacaAATCACAACTTGttggacatcagagaactcacacaggggagaagccatattcatgttcagaatgtcagaaatgttttaGTAATCAATCTGCTCTTGTGAAACATTTAAGAATTCATacgggggagaagccattttcatgtcctgaatgtggtaaatgttttagtcTCAAATCACATCtggttaaacatcagagaactcacacaggggaggagccattttcatgtcctgaatgcggtaaatgttttagtcagaaatcacatcttgttaaacatcagagaactcacacaggggaggagccattttcatgtcctgaatgtggtaaatgttttagtttcaaatcacatcttgttggacatcagagaactcacacaggggagaagccattttcatgttcagaatgtggaaaatgtcttGCCAATCAATCAAGTTTTATTCAGCATCAaaaaactcacacaggggagaagccattttcatgtcctgaatgtggtaaatgttttggtCAGAAAGcaaatcttgtgcaacatctaaaAATCCActtaggggagaagccattttcatgtcctgaatgtggtaaatgttttggtCAGAAAGCAAATCTTGTGAAACATCTAAAAATCCActtaggggagaagccattttcatgttcagaatgtggaaaatgttttagtcagaaagTTAGTCTTGTGAGACATCTAGGAATCCACTATGGACAGaagtcattttcatgttcagaatgtggtataTGTTTTATTCTTGAATCAAGTTTAACTCGGCATCAGAgagctcacacaggggagaagtctGACCTGTCTTcaagatag